One genomic window of Micromonospora sp. WMMD1128 includes the following:
- a CDS encoding TetR/AcrR family transcriptional regulator: MSEMTGGRRRRRRSDAERSAAAVLDAAVQVLGRHPDAKVEQVAAAAGVTRQTVYAHYPSRPLLVAAVVDRITAEAVAALDAADVDSDTVTEALLRWLDVTWRLFDRYPLLLHPSATATEQAESDRQHAAVNERLERLIRHGQATGEFDDTLSPAWLVSATIALGHAAGGEVAAGRMTTTQTVAALRHSILRLYGAREP; encoded by the coding sequence ATGTCAGAGATGACAGGTGGTCGACGCCGACGGCGGCGTTCGGACGCCGAGCGCAGCGCCGCCGCTGTACTCGACGCCGCCGTCCAGGTGCTCGGTCGGCACCCGGACGCGAAGGTGGAACAGGTCGCCGCCGCAGCCGGCGTCACCCGCCAAACCGTGTACGCCCACTACCCGTCCCGGCCACTGCTGGTGGCCGCGGTCGTCGACCGCATCACCGCCGAAGCCGTCGCCGCCCTCGACGCCGCCGACGTGGACAGCGACACTGTCACCGAGGCGCTGCTGCGCTGGCTGGACGTCACCTGGCGGCTCTTCGACCGGTACCCGCTGCTCTTGCACCCCTCGGCGACCGCGACCGAGCAGGCGGAGTCCGACCGCCAGCATGCCGCAGTCAACGAGCGCCTGGAGCGGCTGATCAGGCATGGCCAGGCCACCGGCGAGTTCGACGACACCCTCAGCCCGGCCTGGTTGGTCTCCGCGACCATCGCGCTCGGTCATGCGGCCGGCGGCGAGGTTGCCGCCGGCCGCATGACCACCACGCAGACGGTGGCAGCGCTGCGCCACAGCATCCTGCGCCTCTACGGCGCCCGCGAGCCCTGA
- a CDS encoding nuclear transport factor 2 family protein codes for MTPRTDLAGYLIRYPQEAGLGDEDPATVLDRYHTPDYELVNDGVLLDRKRLLDHIRPARKRAVGLRVEVEQALVDGDHVAARYRLIAELRKGATITTEIYMFGELAADGRLRRAVQATRTIPSA; via the coding sequence ATGACGCCCCGTACCGATCTGGCCGGCTATCTGATCCGCTATCCCCAGGAGGCGGGGTTGGGCGACGAGGATCCGGCGACTGTGCTTGACCGCTACCACACGCCGGACTACGAGCTGGTCAACGACGGCGTGCTGCTGGACCGGAAGCGGCTGCTGGATCACATCCGCCCGGCCCGCAAACGGGCAGTTGGTCTCCGTGTCGAGGTGGAGCAGGCGCTGGTGGACGGCGACCATGTCGCCGCCCGGTACCGGCTCATCGCGGAGCTGCGTAAGGGCGCCACGATCACCACGGAGATCTACATGTTCGGGGAGTTGGCTGCCGACGGTCGGCTGCGCCGCGCCGTCCAAGCCACCCGGACGATCCCATCCGCATAG
- the coaD gene encoding pantetheine-phosphate adenylyltransferase has product MRTETAEPVTRSRPARRTAGRAPVRAVYPGTFNPFTPGHLDVVERARALFDEVIVLVAINGDKQPGSDPEQRAAAVRAVLPTGWTTVTVAAWSGLTAAYCRRHGAGVIVRGVRNTTDLQAEQRLAAMNQSLGVPTVFLPARPELAATSSTAARATGQGTLRGHRRRGAA; this is encoded by the coding sequence ATGCGGACCGAGACAGCCGAACCGGTGACACGCTCACGCCCGGCGCGGCGGACCGCGGGGCGCGCGCCCGTCCGGGCCGTCTATCCCGGCACCTTCAATCCCTTCACGCCCGGACACCTGGACGTGGTGGAGCGGGCACGCGCCCTCTTCGACGAGGTGATCGTGCTCGTCGCGATCAACGGTGACAAGCAGCCGGGCAGCGACCCGGAACAGCGGGCCGCCGCCGTTCGGGCCGTCCTGCCGACCGGGTGGACCACGGTGACCGTGGCGGCGTGGAGCGGGTTGACCGCCGCCTACTGCCGTCGACACGGCGCGGGAGTGATCGTGCGAGGCGTGCGGAACACCACCGACCTCCAGGCCGAACAACGGCTCGCCGCGATGAACCAGTCGTTGGGCGTCCCCACCGTCTTCCTACCGGCGCGGCCCGAGCTGGCCGCCACATCTTCCACTGCGGCACGAGCGACCGGACAGGGGACTCTCCGAGGTCATCGCCGTCGAGGCGCCGCTTGA
- a CDS encoding ROK family protein, whose translation MTDVVTPPTSPVSRERSKEIKRSSVISAARSARVLSRAELTELTGLSPATLTPLVRDLIAEGYLIERGPGASRAGRPRAMLEFNPRAELVAAVALEPARISCEIADSDGAVIGHRAVRRTGDIVDLICTAVPELAGDGLPALRGVAIAAPGVSTGGAVRLAPSVGLVEARPVGESVQRRLGVPVVIDNDVNLMAAGEHSAGAGTDVADLLLLHVADGIGAGLVLDGQVRRGAGGAAGEVGFLPLDPADRGHDGIGPFEARWSAGAIAERVVALAPGRRPSAPVRALVELAATDERAAAYLAEVLTAWARLIVSCACVIDPGRVLLSGAAADLDDDAVERLQALVSLGAPSPTEVRRAVLGDQAVLHGAISYALSAAASGLSTLLPAP comes from the coding sequence GTGACAGACGTGGTGACCCCACCGACGAGCCCGGTGAGCCGAGAGCGGTCGAAGGAGATCAAGCGCAGCAGCGTGATCTCCGCCGCCCGCTCGGCCCGGGTGCTGTCCCGCGCCGAGCTGACCGAGCTGACCGGGCTGAGCCCCGCCACGCTCACCCCGCTGGTGCGGGACCTGATCGCCGAGGGCTACCTGATCGAGCGCGGCCCCGGCGCCTCCCGCGCCGGCCGTCCCCGCGCCATGCTGGAGTTCAACCCCCGGGCCGAGCTGGTCGCCGCCGTCGCGCTGGAGCCGGCCCGGATCAGCTGCGAGATCGCCGACAGCGACGGCGCCGTGATCGGCCACCGCGCGGTGCGGCGTACCGGTGACATCGTCGACCTCATCTGCACCGCCGTGCCGGAACTGGCCGGCGACGGGCTGCCCGCGCTGCGCGGCGTGGCCATCGCCGCGCCCGGCGTCTCCACCGGCGGCGCGGTCCGGCTCGCCCCCTCGGTCGGGCTGGTCGAGGCGCGCCCGGTGGGGGAGTCGGTGCAGCGGCGGCTGGGCGTGCCGGTGGTGATCGACAACGACGTGAACCTGATGGCCGCCGGTGAGCACTCCGCCGGCGCCGGGACCGACGTGGCAGACCTGCTCCTGCTGCACGTCGCCGACGGCATCGGCGCGGGCCTGGTGCTCGACGGGCAGGTCCGCCGGGGTGCCGGCGGCGCGGCCGGCGAGGTGGGCTTCCTGCCGCTCGACCCGGCCGACCGGGGGCACGACGGCATCGGCCCGTTCGAGGCGCGCTGGTCGGCCGGCGCGATCGCCGAGCGGGTGGTGGCCCTCGCGCCGGGCCGCCGGCCGTCCGCGCCGGTGCGGGCGCTCGTCGAGCTGGCCGCCACCGACGAGCGGGCCGCCGCGTACCTGGCCGAGGTGCTCACCGCCTGGGCCCGACTCATCGTCTCCTGCGCGTGCGTGATCGACCCCGGACGGGTGCTGCTCAGCGGCGCCGCGGCCGACCTCGACGACGACGCCGTGGAGCGGCTCCAGGCGCTGGTGTCCCTCGGCGCGCCCAGCCCGACCGAGGTCCGCCGTGCGGTCCTCGGTGACCAGGCGGTGCTGCATGGCGCGATCAGCTACGCGCTCTCCGCCGCCGCGTCCGGTTTGTCCACCCTGTTACCCGCTCCCTGA
- a CDS encoding extracellular solute-binding protein has product MRRRLLLAGALATVLATGTACGGGSGDFGSGSGEAEKLTIYTARDKKVTTFVVDKFTAKYPEYQGKVEVLNLGAQEILERVRAEKANPQADVWWGGTQQGLAAGASEDLLTGWQPAFADKMDEAYKDPQGRWFGEILLPEVIMYNNKALTPEQAPKDWDDLLKPEWKDKIIIRDVAASGTMRSIYASMIQQKSPDGSNPQPGYDWLKKLDANTGAYAANPTDLYLKLSRQQGTLSAWNLQDILLQANQANMPFGYVMPASGAPVLVDGLAQVKGGNSEGAQKFLEFLFDDSLRAELAKDYFQIPAIDIAEKPEWLAQLNLKPMNVDWDVVGKNETEWINHWNSEIKNKG; this is encoded by the coding sequence ATGAGACGTCGACTTTTGCTCGCCGGTGCGCTCGCCACCGTCCTCGCCACCGGCACCGCCTGCGGCGGCGGCTCCGGTGACTTCGGTTCCGGTTCCGGCGAGGCCGAGAAGCTGACGATCTACACGGCCCGCGACAAGAAGGTGACCACCTTCGTCGTCGACAAGTTCACCGCCAAGTACCCCGAGTACCAGGGCAAGGTCGAGGTGCTCAACCTCGGCGCCCAGGAGATCCTGGAGCGGGTCCGGGCGGAGAAGGCCAACCCGCAGGCCGACGTCTGGTGGGGCGGCACCCAGCAGGGCCTCGCGGCGGGCGCGTCCGAGGACCTGCTCACCGGCTGGCAGCCGGCGTTCGCCGACAAGATGGACGAGGCGTACAAGGACCCGCAGGGCCGGTGGTTCGGCGAGATCCTGCTGCCCGAGGTCATCATGTACAACAACAAGGCGCTCACCCCGGAGCAGGCCCCGAAGGACTGGGACGACCTGCTCAAGCCGGAGTGGAAAGACAAGATCATCATCCGGGACGTGGCGGCGTCCGGCACCATGCGGTCGATCTACGCCTCGATGATCCAGCAGAAGTCGCCCGACGGCAGCAACCCGCAGCCCGGCTACGACTGGCTGAAGAAGCTCGACGCCAACACCGGCGCGTACGCGGCCAACCCGACCGACCTCTACCTCAAGCTGTCCCGCCAGCAGGGCACGCTGAGCGCCTGGAACCTCCAGGACATCCTGCTCCAGGCCAACCAGGCGAACATGCCGTTCGGCTACGTGATGCCGGCCTCCGGCGCCCCGGTCCTGGTCGACGGCCTGGCCCAGGTCAAGGGCGGCAACAGCGAGGGCGCGCAGAAGTTCCTGGAGTTCCTCTTCGACGACTCGCTCCGCGCCGAGCTGGCCAAGGACTACTTCCAGATCCCGGCCATCGACATCGCCGAGAAGCCGGAGTGGCTGGCCCAGCTCAACCTCAAGCCGATGAACGTCGACTGGGACGTGGTCGGCAAGAACGAGACCGAGTGGATCAACCACTGGAACAGCGAGATCAAGAACAAGGGCTGA
- a CDS encoding ABC transporter ATP-binding protein — protein sequence MIDVTLESVSKRFPRAGDTAAVDDVDLRIGAGEFFTLLGPSGCGKTTTLRMVAGFYFPSSGRIRFGAEDVTNRPPNKRDTGMVFQNYALFPHMSVAQNVAYGLKIRKVGRADAKRRVDEVLGEVHLGGYGDRRIDQLSGGQQQRVALARALVIRPRTLLLDEPLSNLDAKLREETRVEIRRIQKDSGTTALYVTHDQSEAMAMSDRIAVMESGRVRQVGTPQEIYHRPATSFVARFIGRSNVLSLPVVSAGPDTVTVALPGGWQVPVAAPAEHGLREGATALVSVRPEHITLGPPTDDGILSGRVTELEFTGMATNLLVDVGGEAVQVAAIDVPGGLAVGDQVGLRLPPERMWVVSA from the coding sequence ATGATCGATGTCACGCTGGAGTCGGTGAGCAAGCGCTTCCCACGCGCCGGCGACACCGCGGCGGTCGACGACGTCGACCTGCGCATCGGCGCGGGGGAGTTCTTCACCCTGCTCGGCCCGAGCGGCTGCGGCAAGACCACCACCCTGCGCATGGTGGCCGGCTTCTACTTCCCCAGCTCGGGCCGGATCCGCTTCGGCGCCGAGGACGTCACCAACCGGCCGCCGAACAAGCGCGACACCGGCATGGTGTTCCAGAACTACGCGCTCTTCCCGCACATGAGCGTCGCCCAGAACGTGGCGTACGGCCTGAAGATCCGCAAGGTCGGCCGGGCCGACGCCAAGCGGCGGGTCGACGAGGTGCTCGGCGAGGTCCACCTGGGCGGCTACGGTGACCGGCGGATCGACCAGCTCTCCGGCGGCCAGCAGCAGCGCGTCGCGCTGGCCCGGGCGCTGGTGATCCGGCCCCGCACGCTGCTGCTCGACGAACCCCTGTCCAACCTCGACGCCAAGCTGCGCGAGGAGACCCGGGTCGAGATCCGCCGCATCCAGAAGGACTCCGGCACCACCGCGCTCTACGTCACGCACGACCAGTCCGAGGCGATGGCCATGTCCGACCGGATCGCGGTGATGGAGTCCGGGCGGGTCCGGCAGGTCGGCACGCCGCAGGAGATCTACCACCGGCCGGCCACCTCGTTCGTGGCCCGGTTCATCGGCCGCAGCAACGTGCTCAGCCTGCCGGTGGTGAGCGCCGGACCGGACACGGTGACCGTGGCGCTACCAGGCGGCTGGCAGGTCCCGGTCGCCGCGCCCGCCGAGCACGGGCTCCGCGAGGGCGCCACCGCCCTGGTGTCGGTACGCCCCGAGCACATCACGCTCGGCCCGCCCACCGACGACGGCATCCTCAGCGGCCGGGTGACCGAGCTGGAGTTCACCGGCATGGCCACCAACCTGCTCGTCGACGTGGGCGGCGAGGCGGTCCAGGTGGCCGCGATCGACGTGCCGGGCGGGCTGGCCGTGGGCGACCAGGTCGGGCTGCGGCTGCCGCCGGAGCGGATGTGGGTGGTGAGTGCATGA
- a CDS encoding iron ABC transporter permease: protein MSTIPATPSAATVPPVTEDPTPPGGRRFRRPTIGANSRWFPYVLVFPLVLILFGYVVQPMLATFGESVGVDGPDNWSRFLTGDGVARSALLTSLLISAASVLLCGIVGVAMAFLLKRFSFPGRRLIEAIILVPAALPPLIGAISFQLLYSETGILPRALQQLFGTENPVLPFSGIAGVLVVHTFTMYPFFYLAASAALTGMDPSVEEAAYNLGAGRVRVWRTVLLPMLTPALVSASLLVFMTSLASYTAPLLFGVDRTMTMQIYINRTNGDLPMASTYASVLAVVSVLFLLGMRWYEGRRSYRSQSKGVASHRRELTNPFARWLALAASLLAVVVLLAPVATIALVAFSQDGSWTTEVIPSGYTTQNFTTIFSDPGAYRPIVNSLQMSLLATLGCVVVGVLIAYAVRRLDFRGRGLLDVAVMLAWALPGTVVAINLISAFSTGNAFSFGQVLIGTFWIMPLAYFVRFLPLVFRSSSATLAQLDPSLEEAARNLGASWWRAFGTVTLRLMLPGVLAGALLAFVNGVGEFVASVLIYTSETAPISVEINNRMYSFEVGTAAAYGMLQVVLIFVVMVISGRLQSGGRAAREAVKWTA from the coding sequence ATGAGCACCATCCCCGCGACCCCGAGCGCGGCCACCGTCCCGCCGGTCACCGAGGACCCCACGCCCCCGGGCGGCCGGCGCTTCCGCCGCCCGACGATCGGCGCCAACTCGCGCTGGTTCCCGTACGTCCTGGTGTTCCCGCTGGTGCTGATCCTCTTCGGCTACGTGGTGCAGCCGATGCTCGCCACGTTCGGCGAGAGCGTCGGGGTGGACGGGCCGGACAACTGGTCCCGCTTCCTCACCGGCGACGGGGTGGCCCGCTCCGCGCTGCTCACCTCGCTGCTGATCTCCGCCGCCAGCGTGCTGCTCTGCGGCATCGTCGGCGTCGCCATGGCGTTCCTGCTCAAGCGGTTCTCCTTCCCCGGCCGCCGGCTGATCGAGGCGATCATCCTGGTGCCGGCGGCGCTGCCGCCGCTGATCGGGGCGATCTCGTTCCAGCTCCTCTACAGCGAGACCGGCATCCTGCCGCGCGCGCTGCAACAGCTCTTCGGCACGGAGAACCCGGTGCTGCCGTTCAGCGGCATCGCCGGCGTGCTCGTGGTGCACACGTTCACCATGTATCCGTTCTTCTATCTGGCCGCGTCCGCCGCGCTGACCGGCATGGACCCGTCGGTGGAGGAGGCCGCCTACAACCTGGGCGCGGGCCGGGTGCGGGTGTGGCGCACCGTGCTGCTGCCGATGCTCACCCCGGCGTTGGTCTCCGCCTCGCTGCTGGTCTTCATGACGTCGCTGGCGTCGTACACCGCTCCGTTGCTGTTCGGGGTGGACCGCACCATGACCATGCAGATCTACATCAACCGCACCAACGGTGACCTGCCGATGGCCTCGACCTACGCGTCGGTGCTGGCCGTGGTGTCGGTGCTGTTCCTGCTCGGCATGCGCTGGTACGAGGGGCGGCGCAGCTACCGCTCCCAGTCGAAGGGCGTCGCCAGTCACCGCCGCGAGCTGACCAACCCGTTCGCCCGCTGGCTGGCGCTGGCCGCCTCGCTGCTCGCCGTCGTGGTGTTGCTCGCCCCGGTGGCGACCATCGCGCTGGTGGCGTTCTCGCAGGACGGCTCGTGGACCACCGAGGTCATCCCGTCCGGCTACACCACGCAGAACTTCACCACCATCTTCTCCGACCCGGGGGCCTACCGGCCGATCGTCAACTCGCTCCAGATGAGCCTGCTCGCCACGCTCGGCTGCGTCGTGGTCGGCGTGCTCATCGCGTACGCGGTGCGCCGGCTGGACTTCCGCGGGCGTGGCCTGCTCGACGTGGCGGTCATGCTGGCATGGGCGCTGCCCGGCACGGTGGTCGCGATCAACCTGATCTCGGCGTTCAGCACCGGCAACGCGTTCAGCTTCGGCCAGGTGCTGATCGGCACCTTCTGGATCATGCCGCTGGCGTACTTCGTGCGGTTCCTGCCGCTGGTGTTCCGGTCCAGCTCGGCCACGCTTGCGCAGCTCGACCCGTCGCTGGAGGAGGCCGCCCGCAACCTCGGCGCGTCCTGGTGGCGGGCGTTCGGCACGGTCACGCTGCGGCTGATGCTGCCGGGCGTGCTGGCCGGCGCGCTGCTCGCGTTCGTCAACGGCGTCGGGGAGTTCGTCGCCTCGGTGCTGATCTACACCTCGGAGACCGCGCCGATCTCGGTGGAGATCAACAACCGGATGTACTCGTTCGAGGTCGGCACCGCCGCCGCGTACGGCATGCTCCAGGTGGTGTTGATCTTCGTGGTGATGGTGATCTCCGGCCGGCTCCAGAGCGGCGGCCGGGCGGCCCGGGAGGCAGTGAAATGGACCGCGTGA
- a CDS encoding creatininase family protein — translation MDRVTNLWPAGGGLLPAAGIPGGELAAVVAAADFAVLPVGAVEWHGPHLPLGADLILAEGFASESAAPGPGPRGVLFPPVAYAACPGQTRPWPGTVAIRPEIAVGYLADVIEGIVAAGFPRLLVVNGHDANMSTVRAAMEWVSGRRTASLLLVNWFQLVTPAETGELYGDVIARGHGGAYETSGVLGFAPETVRLDAATDLPPRPKLPVTHPYVLVESRPDPWQGWSGHVSRATEEAGRTVRATAGERLREIVTAWVAAPMPAPPTADPLPDTSGEERA, via the coding sequence ATGGACCGCGTGACGAACCTCTGGCCGGCCGGCGGTGGGCTGCTGCCCGCCGCCGGGATCCCCGGCGGCGAACTCGCCGCGGTCGTCGCGGCGGCCGACTTCGCGGTGCTGCCGGTCGGCGCGGTCGAGTGGCACGGACCGCACCTGCCGCTCGGCGCCGACCTCATCCTCGCCGAGGGCTTCGCCTCCGAGAGCGCCGCGCCCGGCCCCGGCCCGCGCGGCGTGCTGTTCCCGCCGGTGGCCTACGCGGCCTGCCCCGGGCAGACCCGGCCCTGGCCGGGGACGGTGGCGATCCGACCGGAGATCGCGGTCGGCTACCTCGCCGACGTGATCGAGGGCATCGTGGCCGCCGGCTTCCCCCGCCTGCTCGTGGTCAACGGCCACGACGCCAACATGTCCACCGTCCGGGCCGCGATGGAGTGGGTCTCCGGGCGGCGCACCGCGAGCCTGCTGCTGGTCAACTGGTTCCAGTTGGTCACCCCGGCGGAGACCGGCGAGCTGTACGGCGACGTGATCGCTCGCGGACACGGTGGCGCGTACGAGACGTCCGGAGTGCTCGGCTTCGCGCCGGAGACGGTACGCCTGGACGCCGCCACCGACCTGCCGCCGCGCCCGAAGCTGCCGGTGACCCACCCGTACGTGCTCGTCGAGTCCCGGCCCGACCCGTGGCAGGGCTGGTCCGGGCACGTCTCGCGGGCCACCGAGGAGGCCGGCCGCACGGTGCGCGCCACGGCCGGCGAGCGGCTGCGCGAGATCGTCACCGCCTGGGTGGCCGCCCCGATGCCGGCCCCGCCCACCGCCGACCCGCTGCCCGACACATCGGGTGAGGAGCGCGCATGA
- a CDS encoding amidohydrolase family protein — MTVDRGLDVVDFHMHFRIGADETIHACEEAAGMHPGGAPERAVRAAGSAPYSRQWRRAWSFPDPEPPAERWEDEADRWAEELRAARVRRAVFVTGGGNDALADVVDRHPDLLLGFAHHDPYGPDAAAELDRAVTERGLRGLKLFAPLLRGPLDHTDLDPLWATAQRLGVPVLIHIGHYGSAGGLPVGRYGGPDELVRMARRFPELAVVVPHFGVQHVQELSFAAWGCPNIHIDTSGSNQWVRWMPYKLTLEDLFRRCYETIGPQRIVYGSDSSWFPRGYVTRYLDDQLRVCHELGLPEDHLRAIFAGNAERLLGPTANRKETR; from the coding sequence ATGACCGTCGACCGGGGGCTTGACGTCGTCGACTTCCACATGCACTTCCGCATCGGCGCCGACGAGACGATCCACGCCTGCGAGGAGGCCGCCGGGATGCACCCGGGCGGCGCACCCGAGCGCGCGGTGCGGGCCGCCGGGTCCGCGCCGTACTCCCGGCAGTGGCGCCGGGCCTGGAGCTTCCCCGACCCGGAGCCGCCCGCCGAGCGCTGGGAGGACGAGGCGGACCGGTGGGCCGAGGAACTGCGCGCGGCGCGGGTGCGCCGGGCGGTCTTCGTCACCGGCGGCGGCAACGACGCGCTCGCCGACGTCGTCGACCGGCACCCGGACCTGCTGCTCGGCTTCGCCCACCACGACCCGTACGGCCCGGACGCCGCCGCCGAGCTGGACCGCGCGGTCACCGAGCGCGGGCTGCGCGGGTTGAAGCTGTTCGCGCCGCTGCTGCGCGGCCCGCTCGACCACACCGACCTCGACCCGCTCTGGGCCACCGCCCAGCGCCTCGGCGTCCCGGTTCTGATCCACATCGGTCACTACGGCAGCGCCGGCGGCCTGCCCGTGGGCCGGTACGGCGGTCCGGACGAGCTGGTCCGGATGGCCCGGCGCTTCCCCGAGCTGGCCGTGGTGGTGCCGCACTTCGGCGTCCAGCACGTGCAGGAGCTGTCCTTCGCCGCCTGGGGCTGCCCGAACATCCACATCGACACGTCCGGCTCGAACCAGTGGGTGCGCTGGATGCCGTACAAGCTCACGCTCGAGGACCTGTTCCGCCGCTGCTACGAGACGATCGGGCCGCAGCGCATCGTCTACGGCAGCGACTCGTCCTGGTTCCCGCGCGGCTACGTCACCCGCTACCTCGACGACCAGCTCCGCGTCTGCCACGAGCTGGGCCTGCCCGAGGACCACCTGCGCGCGATCTTCGCCGGGAACGCCGAGCGGCTGCTCGGCCCGACCGCGAACCGGAAGGAAACCCGATGA
- a CDS encoding lyase family protein, with amino-acid sequence MSTLTTYQRNHLAPTYDHHVGHLYPAMVRASQAHVVMLTEQRLIPAERGARLLRGLAELRADTTAPPAYDGSFEDTYYLLEKRLAAACGIPTSELDVQLARSRNDLDAGVFRMLLRDQLVEVLQRVLDTGRAALDQADRYADVVITGYTHRRPAQPTTIGHALAGYAEALAGQAATYADVIDQLNVSPLGSCAFAGTDLDISPARLAELLGFAGLVTNSYEAVAGADHLVRVGTINARALATGARLARTLMDWLSWQWVTTPGDFTQGSSIMPQKRNPVVLEHLVSYAGQAAADAASVLNNVGAAWWEDSNNATTDVQVRLWESNERAERFFALVGGFLAEIAPLNPPSREEIVASGATTTAAADALTRHGVPFRAAHSLVGRLVRAGGPDTWTAEGVRAAAADTTGELDDAAVADLIAAAVRPELVLQRAQADGPGAAAVRAQVGVLRSALDPVADRLAGVRDLLRRADEELDAVAAEISIR; translated from the coding sequence ATGAGCACGCTGACCACCTACCAGCGCAACCACCTGGCGCCGACGTACGACCACCACGTCGGGCACCTCTACCCGGCGATGGTGCGCGCCAGCCAGGCGCACGTGGTGATGCTTACCGAACAGCGGCTGATCCCGGCCGAGCGCGGCGCCCGCCTGCTGCGCGGGCTGGCCGAGCTGCGCGCCGACACCACCGCCCCGCCGGCGTACGACGGCAGCTTCGAGGACACGTACTACCTGCTGGAGAAGCGGCTCGCGGCGGCGTGCGGCATCCCCACCTCCGAGCTGGACGTGCAGCTCGCCCGCAGCCGCAACGACCTGGACGCCGGCGTGTTCCGGATGCTGCTGCGCGACCAGCTCGTCGAGGTGCTCCAGCGGGTGCTTGACACCGGCCGCGCCGCGCTGGACCAGGCCGACAGGTACGCCGACGTGGTCATCACCGGCTACACCCACCGCCGGCCGGCCCAGCCCACCACCATCGGGCACGCGCTCGCCGGCTACGCCGAGGCGCTCGCCGGCCAGGCCGCCACCTACGCCGACGTGATCGACCAACTCAACGTCTCGCCGCTCGGCTCGTGCGCGTTCGCCGGCACCGACCTGGACATCTCCCCGGCCCGGCTGGCCGAGCTGCTCGGCTTCGCCGGCCTGGTCACCAACTCGTACGAGGCGGTCGCCGGCGCCGACCACCTGGTCCGGGTCGGCACGATCAACGCGCGGGCGCTCGCCACCGGCGCGCGGCTGGCCCGCACGCTCATGGACTGGCTGAGCTGGCAGTGGGTCACCACCCCGGGCGACTTCACCCAGGGCAGCAGCATCATGCCGCAGAAGCGCAATCCGGTGGTGCTGGAACACCTGGTCTCCTACGCCGGGCAGGCCGCGGCGGACGCCGCCTCGGTGCTCAACAACGTGGGCGCCGCCTGGTGGGAGGACTCCAATAACGCCACCACCGACGTGCAGGTGCGGCTCTGGGAGAGCAACGAGCGGGCGGAACGCTTCTTCGCGCTCGTCGGTGGCTTCCTCGCCGAGATCGCGCCGCTGAACCCGCCCAGCCGGGAGGAGATCGTCGCCTCCGGCGCCACCACCACGGCCGCGGCGGACGCGCTGACCCGCCACGGCGTACCGTTCCGGGCCGCGCACTCGCTCGTCGGGCGGCTGGTCCGGGCCGGCGGGCCGGACACCTGGACCGCCGAGGGCGTACGCGCCGCCGCCGCCGACACCACCGGTGAGCTGGACGACGCGGCGGTGGCCGACCTGATCGCCGCCGCCGTCCGGCCGGAGCTGGTGCTCCAGCGGGCGCAGGCCGACGGGCCGGGCGCCGCCGCGGTCCGCGCCCAGGTGGGCGTGCTGCGGTCCGCGCTGGACCCGGTCGCGGACCGGCTGGCCGGGGTACGCGACCTGCTGCGCCGGGCGGATGAGGAACTGGACGCCGTCGCCGCCGAGATTTCGATCCGGTGA